A genomic stretch from Chloroflexota bacterium includes:
- a CDS encoding type II toxin-antitoxin system prevent-host-death family antitoxin, which yields MAQWALQDAKNRFSAVVDAALGGEPQMVTRRGAPAVVVVAVEDYERLRRADAANAPTFVEHLLAIPKDGPDEVFERPSVNLRDVEL from the coding sequence ATGGCTCAATGGGCATTGCAGGATGCAAAGAACCGCTTCAGCGCGGTTGTGGACGCCGCTCTCGGCGGTGAGCCTCAGATGGTCACGAGGCGAGGCGCCCCCGCCGTCGTTGTCGTTGCCGTCGAGGACTACGAACGCCTCCGCCGCGCCGACGCCGCCAATGCGCCCACCTTTGTCGAGCACTTGTTGGCCATCCCCAAGGACGGGCCGGACGAGGTGTTTGAACGACCCTCCGTGAATCTCCGCGACGTCGAGTTGTAA
- a CDS encoding type II toxin-antitoxin system VapC family toxin encodes MYLLDTNVLSALRRPDRNPGPVAWLTAQRNSDIFMSVVTVAEVERGIALQRPINPDFARDLTLWSERILAWFAHRILPVDTAAARRWGHLSASLGNQDVDLLIAATALEHGLTVVTRNVRHFAPTGVPVLDPFGDPSDSP; translated from the coding sequence ATGTACCTCCTCGACACCAACGTGCTCTCGGCCCTCCGTCGCCCGGATCGGAACCCGGGCCCTGTTGCGTGGTTGACGGCGCAGAGAAACTCCGACATTTTCATGAGCGTCGTGACTGTTGCCGAGGTGGAACGTGGCATCGCCCTGCAGCGTCCCATCAACCCGGATTTTGCCCGTGACCTGACGCTCTGGTCCGAGCGGATTCTGGCATGGTTTGCGCACCGCATCCTGCCCGTGGACACCGCCGCCGCACGACGATGGGGCCATCTCTCGGCGTCTCTCGGAAATCAGGACGTCGACCTCCTCATCGCCGCGACAGCGCTTGAACACGGCCTCACCGTGGTCACCCGCAACGTCCGCCACTTCGCACCCACCGGCGTCCCCGTCTTGGACCCCTTCGGCGACCCGAGCGATTCGCCCTGA